A region of Diospyros lotus cultivar Yz01 chromosome 3, ASM1463336v1, whole genome shotgun sequence DNA encodes the following proteins:
- the LOC127797224 gene encoding UDP-glucose 6-dehydrogenase 1-like, which produces MVKICCIGAGYVGGPTMAVIALKCPSVEVAVVDISAPRINAWNSDQLPIYEPGLDEVVKQCRGKNLFFSVDVEKHVSEADIVFVSVNTPTKTQGLGAGKAADLTYWESAARMIADVSKSDKIVVEKSTVPVKTAEAIEKILTHNSKGINFQILSNPEFLAEGTAINDLYNPDRVLIGGRETPEGQKAIKALKDVYAHWVPEERIICTNLWSAELSKLAANAFLAQRISSVNAMSALCEATGADVTQVSHAVGKDTRIGPKFLNASVGFGGSCFQKDILNLVYICECNGLPEVAHYWKQVIKVNDYQKTRFVNRVVSSMFNTVSGKKVAILGFAFKKDTGDTRETPAIDVCKGLLGDKAKLSIYDPQVTEEQIQKDLSMKKFDWDHPTHLQPTSPTAIKSLQVVWDAYEATKDAHAICIMTEWDEFKSLDYQRIYDNMQKPAFLFDGRNIVDVEKLRGIGFIVYSIGKPLDQWLKDMPAVA; this is translated from the coding sequence ATGGTGAAAATTTGCTGCATTGGAGCTGGTTATGTGGGGGGACCAACAATGGCCGTGATCGCCCTGAAATGCCCATCAGTTGAAGTGGCCGTTGTTGATATCTCTGCTCCAAGGATCAATGCTTGGAACAGTGACCAACTTCCCATTTATGAACCTGGCCTTGATGAAGTTGTGAAGCAATGCAGAGGGAAGAACCTCTTCTTTAGTGTTGATGTGGAGAAACATGTTTCAGAGGCAGACATCGTCTTTGTGTCAGTTAATACTCCAACCAAAACCCAAGGTCTTGGAGCTGGAAAAGCTGCTGATCTGACATATTGGGAGAGTGCTGCCCGTATGATTGCTGATGTATCAAAATCTGACAAAATTGTTGTTGAGAAGTCAACAGTTCCTGTTAAAACTGCTGAGGCAATAGAAAAAATTCTGACTCACAACAGCAAAGGCATTAACTTTCAAATTCTGTCAAACCCTGAGTTCCTTGCGGAAGGAACTGCAATAAATGACCTTTACAACCCTGATCGTGTCCTCATTGGAGGTAGGGAGACCCCAGAAGGTCAGAAGGCAATCAAAGCACTGAAAGATGTCTACGCCCACTGGGTCCCTGAAGAACGGATCATTTGCACTAATCTCTGGTCTGCTGAACTCTCTAAGCTTGCCGCTAATGCTTTCTTGGCTCAAAGGATTTCTTCAGTTAATGCCATGTCAGCTCTCTGTGAGGCAACAGGTGCAGATGTCACACAAGTGTCACATGCTGTTGGCAAAGACACAAGAATCGGTCCAAAATTCCTCAATGCGAGTGTTGGTTTTGGTGGGTCTTGCTTCCAGAAGGATATCTTGAACTTGGTCTATATTTGTGAATGCAATGGCCTTCCTGAGGTCGCACATTACTGGAAACAAGTCATTAAGGTGAATGACTACCAGAAGACCCGGTTTGTGAACAGGGTGGTTTCCTCAATGTTCAATACCGTCTCAGGCAAGAAAGTTGCTATTTTAGGATTCGCCTTCAAGAAGGATACTGGTGATACAAGGGAGACCCCTGCCATTGATGTCTGTAAAGGGTTGTTGGGGGACAAAGCAAAGTTGAGCATATATGACCCACAGGTTACTGAAGAACAGATTCAGAAGGATCTCTCAATGAAGAAGTTTGACTGGGATCACCCGACTCATCTTCAACCAACTAGTCCTACTGCAATTAAGTCACTTCAAGTGGTTTGGGATGCTTATGAGGCAACCAAGGATGCTCATGCCATTTGCATTATGACTGAGTGGGATGAGTTCAAATCACTAGACTACCAGAGGATTTATGATAACATGCAGAAGCCTGCATTTCTATTTGACGGTCGGAACATCGTGGATGTGGAGAAGCTAAGGGGGATTGGTTTTATTGTTTACTCCATTGGTAAGCCATTGGACCAATGGCTCAAGGACATGCCTGCTGTGGCATAA